gatcatttagatttggatccaaatataaacaatttttttttcaaaatttagtacacgatcgtttaaatttggctaaacaatttttttttaattcttttggtacacgattgtttatttttttacacaattgtttagatttctttacacaatcatttattttttcaagattctttagtatacgatcatttggatttggctaaacgatgttttagattcttttggtacacgatcgtttatatttgtctacacgatgatttatttttgttacacgatcgtttaccttttttaCACGaccatttacatttggctactccaatttaaatgattctttttaagattctttatacacgatctttttgattttgctatttttttatacagttgtttagatttggttacacaaatttaaacgacgtaaaaaaagaagagaaggaagacgatgaaagaaatcgtagaaagagaagaagaaagatgaaagggcaaacttagaatatttaaaaaatagctaacttcatgggctttgttacacgggccgtaaatagtttggtgttttgttatatttatgaaaattaacctcaaatcaaatttatatgtgttaaggaagataaaaaaattataactaaaaatgtgctaaataagtttaaaattaCTCTAAGTTATCTTTAAAACACCTAAAACAAGTATATAACTAATTTGGAGTTTGATATTTCAAATTTGGATATTGCAAGATATTTACGAGATTAAAAAACTAGCTAACGAAATTTCTCGAACATGTTATAAAATCACCTTATATCACCGAAAAAATGTATATAATTGATTTGAAGTTGAGTATTTCAAATTTGAACATTGCAAGATATTTACGAGATATCTGCGAGATATTTGCAATATTCAAATATAGCTAGCTTAGCTACTCGAACATGTTATAAAATCACTCCAAATCACCTAAACAATTATAGAATTGATTTGGAGGTATTTCAAATTTGGACATTAAGAGATATTTGCGAGATGTttgagagattaaaaaaaatagctaGCTAACAAACTTCATCAAACATGTTCTAAAATCaccataaatcaaataaaacaaGTATTGAATTGATTTGGGATTGGACAATATTTACAGTTTGGAAGTTGTGAGATACAAAAACAATAGCTACCTATAAACTTCCTAAAGCATATGTAGAATAACcttaaggggtcttttaaaaaatataacaaatgggcaaaatatttacactgtatagaacaattccaaaaatagaaaaagcctaCAAACCCAGtataaaaaataccaaaaatgtctcgcCAACCACGCCATCAGcaacgcgcataatatatttagtacactattatttatatttggctattgtttcgtatacacaatcgtttagatttggtcgtttagatttggatagccaaatctaaacgatttatttttaaaattgtctatacacaattatttaatttggttacatgatcgtttagatttagttacacaatcgtttagattttggcagccaaatcaaaatgatttattttttaaattctctgtacacaatcgtttaatttgattatatgattgtttagatttagttatacaatcatttagatttgatcgtttagatttggatagctgaatctaaacgattttttttcaagatgaattttttttttttagatttggtacacaatcgttcagatttggtacacaatcgtttagattgggtaaacaatttttttgtaaaattcttttggtacacgatcatttagatttgtctacacgattgtttattttttgtacacgatcatttagatttagctactccaatctaaacgattttttgtacacaatcgtttagaattggctacccaaatctaaacaacatttttttcagtattttatatttagtacacgatcttgaacaaccaaataaaagtttgaaaaaaatagatcttttatatttgatacacgatcttgaacaaaaaaaagaaaaataatgaaagaCGATGGAACAAACGAAGACGGAAAGAAAGACAGAAGGaaaaacctgaaatatttaaaaaaaaattgctaacttcatgggctttatTACACAGgtagtaaatattttaccggtttgttatatttatgaaaattttcctaattttaaatcacataaaacaaatttataattaatttggGATTAAACATTTAAAGTCTGGAAGCTGCGAGATGTTTGCAACATACAAAAACATTAGCTATAGACTTCCTAAAACATGTGTGCAATGACTCTAAATCACATGAAACAAGTATATGCTTGAATTGGGATTGGACATTTCAGGTTTGAAATTTAGGAGATGTATGTAAGATAAAACACAGTAGCTAAAAACTTCCTAAAACATGTGTAAAATCACCCAGAATCACATAAAACAAGTATATTATTGATTTGAGATTTGACATTCGAAGTTTGGATGTTGCGAGGTAGGAAAATAGTAGCtaaaaattttctaaaacataAGCACTCTAAATCACATAAAACAAGTATATGATTGATTTGAGATTGAACATTTGAAGTTTGGAAGTTGCGAGATGTGTACAAGATATTtgagagatgaaaaaaaaacttgcTAAAAATGTATTAAACAACCATAAATTACTTAGaacaattaaaaaattgattttggGTTATACGTTTAAGGTTTAAAATTTCACTAAGAGAACATTAATAACTAAGAGAATTATCTATAACAATGATAGTAATATAAAAAACATACCCATCTTCCATAATAGTAAAAGAGTTTGTTCAAAAGTGATTAAAAGTTCTAAGAAATGACTTGAGAgtttaagattaaaaaaaagttagagaGATGTTAGAGAAAGGTAAGaaaataatgttttttcttttactgCTTGCTGGCTGGGAGCTGTATGAGCGATAACTTCCATACCTCGGCCCTACTTCGTGAGATTTGACCCTAACCCATGGGTCCTTGAATCATGAAATTGGACAGATCTATTCTCCTTCCTAACAGAAGATAAAGAGAACAAAGGCGGCTCATTGAGCTGGTCAGCCTTGGGGCTGCCTGCCCTTCGTCACCTCTGTCCCCTCAGTGTGTGCTTATCTCAATTAATGAACAAAGAAAGCAAGAGAAAGGGCATTCCCATGGATCTATCGAATTGCAATGCATTAAAGAAAGATCGAAAGACCAAGTGGAATTGGAATATTTATGAAAGTCATACAAAGGAAAGAAATAATTAGATATAAGTCGATAAGAaagatcttcttcttcttgttcaaCTCGTCTGAatgacttgtttatatccatattgaCCTCTTCCCCATGTTTGAAAGGACtttcgcttcgcccctctccttctGTTTTGAGTCGAGTTCAATGAGCCTTGAACTAGAAAAAACTAAGAAGTTTCGGAAGTCAGTAAGACAGATCTGACATGCCTATAACTAAGCCAACTTGACTGCGTAGTCGGGAAGAGGGTGCAGAGATCCATCGAACAAAGGGTTCGCTCTCCCTCTTTCATTATCCATTGCGTAAGAGGAAGCGTCGACGCTTTCTCTTCTTTCATTATGTTATCATATTAAAGTCAAGGTTCCATCAATGGAACCTTTCAGTTTCATCCCAAGCAAGGAAAAGCTCGACTGAGTTTATGAGGGAGAGAGCACAAAAAGAGTTAACTCTCTCAGAAAGGTTATCATACCAATACGATAAGAAGTCCAGAATGGAATGAATACAATAAGACATATGAGACGCATCTCTCACGAAGTCAgcatttatatataaataagagATTGCATCCTAGGCTTCAATAAGAAGCCAGAAGACTCCTTCTATGGGGTCGTCAATTCACAAGGTCATATTCATCTGGTCCATAGGAGTTGAGAGGAGTTGACTTCTACGTGGCATGGAATCAAACTCCTACTACGGTGGATCATTCACTCTCAAACTCTGATttcattctttcattctttgcacctttgtttttggacagatgaatatgtccttatcaacaAGACCCAAGCGAATTCGGAAATGAAATCAGTCTATCGCTCTGTTAGGAGACAGAAACCGGAGGATAGGCttttcacaaattctttgctctTAGCGGAGGCTCCATAGGAGTTGAGGGTCCTCCATATTAGCTTTCCATTTGATCCACGAGTTCCTTCGGTTCATGAATATGGATAAAAACAAGTCCAGAGGTGGAGTAGGCGCGAAGCGgaacgactgtgaaggagcccttatGTTTAGAAATAACTAGACTCTAAatagaggatcaaagaatttgagaagaatttgaaagctcATTCCTTATTTTGCCACTTAGAAGGAatgcattatgaaataaatcGACTCAAAATATAGGATCAAAGATTATCTCAGAATTTGAGAGCAAAACTCCttcattattcttaaaaaaaaaagagtgcattattcaataaaataactcgactccaaatgataaggggcggttcgaagaagctcgactaagaaggagaggagaggggagaagccacttgactgaggttaggaaggagaggttcaaagaattttcaagctcattccttattctgccacttagaaggagtgcattatgaaataactcgactcaaaacaaaAGGAGAGTTGAACGCGTTGGGAAATAAGATCTCATCTTACCTATCGATCTTTCTACTAAGAACAAAAGAAGCAACTGAAGAAAGGAGTGACGACTTTCTTTACCCCAATGAAATgagttggattgatattagtttGGATACAgaaaaataattctattagatctaatgtacttattagatctaataagtacattgtGTCAGAATTGATTCTATGGCTcgaatctttagtattctcttatttattgaCCACTAAAACAAAGAACTTCAAGGTTTTCATTGATCGTAAGGAAGACGGAGCAGAAGAAAAGAGCTCCATCAACCCCTTATGGAGCCTTATTCACCCACGGAGCGGTAGtttgaaagaaaggaagaatGCAATTATAAGGGGGCACGATTTCCCACATAGTGGGAGAATGTGAAAAAAAGCTGGGGCAGTTCTACTCAAATAATGGGAAGATTCACCCTTTGAACAAAGGTTCTTTCATATTTCTCATCAAGTTTGTATTCTGGTCCATCCAATAACCTTAATAAGAATTTCAAATAGGCTTTCGTGGATGAAATGGCGACTCATCGGCCTTTCTAAACCCTGAAATGATCGTAGAAACTCTctcaactcatctggagctttattTGACTCTTAACTCGCAAGACTTTGGAAAGAATACTAATCAAAAGAGTGGGAGCTAGGCTCCCCATACAGGAAGAACTCTTTGGTCTTGATGGGTCTATCCCCCACTAGCTTAACGACAAGCCAGTCTACGAGTAGAGATTTTTCCTGCAATTCTTCTTTTTAGTAGGCCCACCCCTAGGGATCTATTCTCTCCTTATTCACCTTATCTGCCCTATCCCACATCAAAGAGCAGCGACGTTCTCAGATACATCTTCTAAGCTTATCCTTcagaataaaaatatttttcatgtgaggacattttttacttttcatatcTCATTTGTCCAAAAGTTAACTTTTCAAGAATCAATTCTAAAAATCTACTACCATTTCAAAATTTGTCCATTTTTTGTAATTCAAGTCAAACTTCAAACCCTTCAAACACCTTTTCTAAGTAGTTTTTATTAATAGGTTTTGTTCCGTAAAACTAGCACcctttttaaaaaatcgtttgaACACCTTTTCtatccaaatttttttaaaatattataattttactCATTATCGattgatttgaaattttttgtgCATCTTGACAGATATTAGACCAAAATTTAGTAAAGTTAACAATTTTCAAATCTTCCCAAATCTTAAATAACTCTTTTTGtctataaaatttgaaaacatagATTTATGTcagtttttcaaatttgaaaataactaattttTCTTCTATAATCTTATTTAATCTTATAcggatatttaaaaaaaaaaacataaacaaaattaGTTAAGATTTGAGAATAGTAGAATACAAACACCCATAAGAATCAAAACAATCGATCATTTTAATATCTTAGGAAAATATCGGAGATggacgatagaaaaaaatgtttaaacGATTTTGTTGGTGCTAATTTCAGGATGCTATTTATGACCATTTACCTTCAAAATTATGCGTGTTAAGAGGTCTCTATCAATCCCCatgaacagaagcaaaagttTGTGGATCAATCAGTACAAAACCCCGAAGAGTggcaaatttaaaattttcggTATATACTTGGTCAAAATTTTCATTGCTCTTTCCTTTCTTAATATAGATATATGGagattatatataaaattttggaACAAATCGCTTTCCGATTTCTCTCTTTCCTTGTTTTATTTGTGTCAGCAGTAGAACATTACATTTTTCACTCTCTCTTTCAGCGCAGGCAGAGGCCGGACACAGGACCCATTTGTGGTCCGAGTGCAGCATCTTTTGGCATTCTCCTGTGCGTCGGGTTCTACGTAGAATCGAGCTCTATATGCTGCTAAATGAGCGTAGTATGCTGGAGGCACTGCATCATACCCATAAATGTCAATGTAAGTACTTGATTTTGCAACGCCCTTTCATTTTTTGTCTTTGAATTCAAGTTAAGTAACCAAGTGGGAAGTGAATAGTAATTGTTGTTTTCAGGACTAAGGTTCTGATTATAAATAGAAAAAGTACGATGGGTTTGAAGTAAATTGCGGTTTAATGTTGTTTTTGTGCTTTATTTAGCATTCTAGCTTTAATGATACCAAAATCTATCATTCGGTGTGATATTTGTGGCTTGAGACTGGAAACAATTAGGTATTATTGCTGTCGAGGGATTACCTACTGAGACCGATCTTGTGCACCGAGCATACCTGTAAGAAAGTTATGGTTTTAAGCAATGTAGAAGGAAAATGAGCTGCTACATTGGGAAAATATGTAGAAATGATTGTATGATTCTTACGTGTAACAGAGGTTATTAGTCAGAGATTGAATTTCATCTGCACTGAAATTGTTCTCATCCCAAAGAACGTGATAATGTGCAGGACGACTTGTTCCCTGAGTATTCGAAAAAATCAATGAAATgatattcttttattttcaatttcagTGTCATGTTTTGTCTATTACGATTGTTATCTTACGCCATACCTGGATTCCTGCGTGACTGCATAGATAAAAGTCGAACTCAGTTGGATGACATATCTTTGAATCCACGACAGTACCTATAGATTAAGACAAATGCTGAAagttttgaattgaaaaagTTCGGAGAAGTCTCTTTCTCTTGTGTAAGGTCACATGGAGTTTTGTTTTATCTTGCTTGCGAATGTTATTACCTGGTAAAATATTACCACTCTTGTCAGTGCTACTCCTATCATTGTGATTGGACGCAAAGAGTCTGGTGTGGTGTCGCTTTTGGACTATGATAAAAGTTACTGGAGGTTGGTAACTGGGTTCTAGTGAAGCACAGGCCTAAACATTTGCCAAAGTTCAAATTAAGACGTGCACCCTGGTTTCTTAAAACACAAGCAAGCACAACAACTGATTATAAGCTTTATAACAACTAACCTTGCGTATGGCATCGAGTTCATGCAGTAGAACCTGGTAGAACTGACCCTCACTGACCCCATCCCTATAAGCATCTAACGTTACAgttgataaataaaataaagtattcAAGTGAAGTGTCTTAGGGTTTTTTAACCCTGCATTACCTGTAGAATATTATCCTTAATGGTTTTTGTCCAGTGGCCTTCTTAAATGAAAGCAAGAGCTCCCTGCAAAAACATGAATTTCATTAGCCCCCAACAAGCAGCTTTGATTAAGCTATTTCATGTCCAATCAGTAGCAACTCTCGATTGTGCACCTTATCATACCCCCGGCAACTATTCCCCGATGAGGATCTTTCCATGTTTTGAATAAATCTTGAATCATTTCCTCCCGGTGTGGCTGAGCACATACCAATCCAGCATATTTTGTAACTTCTGGCCAATCTTGGGAAGCCACAACCTGCATGACACATATCAGTGTACCTGAATCTTGCAAACATATTTAGGAATTCAAGTAATGATTAATGAATATTTTTGGAAAAGCTTACAGCTGCTATTGATGGAAGAGAATCCTCTCCAGATTCTGGATGTGTGACGTCAGCTCCAAAAATAATGGTTGGTATGTCACTGACTAGTGGAATTCTTGCCCGTAAAGCATCTAAAAGAACAGTGTTTCTTCCACCCATCTTTATAGAGCACAAAAGACAAACCCAATATTAGGTCAAATTGGTTATTTTATATGGTGGAATTGTGTTATAAACTAGTGAGTAAAGACCTTGACGTTGATCTTAAGAGACACGTTCGCCAAGTACTGTCTGCTCTTCTTGAAGACATGTTTTGTTAGACAACACTGGGATATCAATCCCAATTCTGTTTCACAGATCCTTTTAAGATCACCTGAATACGAAGTTTACTGCTCTTAGATAAGATGGAAGGTTATGTAACATTATTTGAAATGTAGGAAATTTTTTCAACTTCAACTCTTTGAAATTGAAGTTCTCATGTAATGTTGGATGCTTCAGATGTTCCAGACCTAAGCTTTTTACCGGCACTGACATTGAAGATCCTACAAGTTTATTTTCAACAGCAATACTCTTCTTAATACATGAGAAATGTTGACTTGAAGTCACTAATAGATTTTGGCCCTGGATTAGATGATCTATCGTTTCATAGTTATTGGTGCCAAGCAGGTAGGCATACACCAGAGTGACCGTTATAATTCTTTGTAACAATTCCAAATCAATTTATCACAATTGAAAACTGGTACCATATAATGAGCCGTTGTTGTCCGGAAGAATAGCTATCAGCAAATCTAACTCTTTCCCTTCATTTTTGTTATAAACCGCACCATATACAAATTTTAAGGCCTTCTTCACTTGATCTGGTCTTGCTGAGTATATAGGAATTGCAGGATCTGGGTTAAATTCCTGATAGAAAGATCAACAAAATTAGACTTAAAGCAGGATAATTAGAAGGCTGGCAATCCTCTATTCATTGAACCATAGTCAAGGTACAGGGAATTGTTTACCATGCCAGAGATCTGGCACATTTGGACCAGCTGTTGACAGAAACCACGAGCTATGCTATCTTGAACGTTACGTGAGAAATTTATACAAGCCCAGTATCTGATAACACTTCCATCTATTACTTTCTGAAATGGAACAAGAAAGTAAAATATCTTTCTATCATATAACAGAAAAACGAACCAAACATTATGAAGTGACCAACCTTATTCATCATATTCCACTGACCAACTTGAGGCTGATGTTCCTTTTCCTTTCCAGTATCATGAAATTTTAGCTAGAGGAAAAATATTAACATGAGAAACATGTTAAAACCTGAAGCTGAATATGATGTGTTATAGATAAATATACTTCTTGAGTACCCATGGAGATGGAAGGACTCGTGCTTCAACTGATGTAAGCTTGTTGTCGATACTGATTCGAAATTCTTTTGCGTATGGATCTGCCTCATATGCATTCTCATGAACTGTCTGAAAAGCAGCAAATAACTTTGAAAGAAAATCATTGATTATTGATTaccttttcctcttcttttggACAATTTACACAATTAATGTAATTTCGCTTATTGAGAGAAAAAGAGTTATGCACTGAACCTGTAAAATGTCCATTTCCTGATCAGAGGGTCTTTGACATGAAACCTTCAACAAGGAAGTGATTTGCTTTTCGTTAAGTCCTTTTGTGTATCTCTGTCCTTTGAGTATCTTACAGGCCTGGGAAAAATGTCATGTAAATTTTCTGGAGACAAAAGGTTCAAATGTCGCAGAAGGCATTGAGGGATATAGTTTGCAGAACTGACCTCCATGGGTAGATAATTCACCTTCTTCTGGTTTCCTACTTgaaggcaaggcaaatgtgtaTACTGAATGGTATACCCATACATCTCTTGGAAGTACTCGACAACAGACTTCATGTTCATCTGCTCGTCAAGAGGGAAACTGCAGGAAAATAACTCAATTGAAACAACTTCAAAGAGATAAAGACAATCTAAAATGGAGAATGAGGACGGGGGCAAGATTTTATATACATTAGCTCTCTTGTAGGCTGTGATGTTAGCCCTGAAATCCGATATTTCCTTCGTACGTTTCCTCTATGTGTAACTTCAACTTTTACACCTCTAAGTACTTTTTTGACCTTGCAAAAAAATATCAATACTTGTTCAGTCTAGGATCTTTCAAACTCTGATATTATAACCTAAATTTCATGCTCGAGAAGCTAAAAGAGTCTAGAAAGCTCGTGGTACCTTGATACGATCAGCATCGGACAATGTTCTTGAGTACACGTCTTTGTTTAAAAGTTGAGCGACAAAATCAATGACCGGGATTGCTTCAATGAATGCAGTGGATGACATGTCTTGATATGAGATGCAATTCCAAAAGGAAAACCATAAGAGAAGCCAAGTCAGTTTGATTGAAAGACGCAGCCAATGTAGAAAACTCTAAATGGAATGAAGTTCGATGCTTACCAATATTTAGAGACAATCCCATTTGCGTAGGCCGGATGCTTTGATAGAAGCCTCGCCATGCTTGCAAACCACCGCCAACATGCTGAGGCTTCTTAATACAAGGAGAG
The sequence above is drawn from the Cucumis melo cultivar AY chromosome 2, USDA_Cmelo_AY_1.0, whole genome shotgun sequence genome and encodes:
- the LOC103501520 gene encoding protein argonaute PNH1-like, encoding MPYMQMEPEEKYVIPSSQMALKSHYGSNDGEKTSLWKRKGRRRAKGSSMEGLKQKELDPNLELPSSSCKSLTFPRRPDFGQLGTKCLVKANHFLAIIPESDISHYNVKITPEVTSRKMKKNILTELVKQYRTTELGMRLPVYDGGSNLYTAGLLPFISKEFTVILGNEEEGTATPREREFKVQIKFVTLASMHQLRELLAGKQVNNPQEALTIIDIVLRELHAQRYISVGRSFYSPCIKKPQHVGGGLQAWRGFYQSIRPTQMGLSLNIDMSSTAFIEAIPVIDFVAQLLNKDVYSRTLSDADRIKVKKVLRGVKVEVTHRGNVRRKYRISGLTSQPTRELIFPLDEQMNMKSVVEYFQEMYGYTIQYTHLPCLQVGNQKKVNYLPMEACKILKGQRYTKGLNEKQITSLLKVSCQRPSDQEMDILQTVHENAYEADPYAKEFRISIDNKLTSVEARVLPSPWLKFHDTGKEKEHQPQVGQWNMMNKKVIDGSVIRYWACINFSRNVQDSIARGFCQQLVQMCQISGMEFNPDPAIPIYSARPDQVKKALKFVYGAVYNKNEGKELDLLIAILPDNNGSLYGDLKRICETELGLISQCCLTKHVFKKSRQYLANVSLKINVKMGGRNTVLLDALRARIPLVSDIPTIIFGADVTHPESGEDSLPSIAAVVASQDWPEVTKYAGLVCAQPHREEMIQDLFKTWKDPHRGIVAGGMIRELLLSFKKATGQKPLRIIFYRDGVSEGQFYQVLLHELDAIRKACASLEPSYQPPVTFIIVQKRHHTRLFASNHNDRSSTDKSGNILPGTVVDSKICHPTEFDFYLCSHAGIQGTSRPAHYHVLWDENNFSADEIQSLTNNLCYTYARCTRSVSVVPPAYYAHLAAYRARFYVEPDAQENAKRCCTRTTNGSCVRPLPALKERVKNVMFYC